TTACGCCTGGGAGTATCAAGCCGACGGTCAACCGATACGGTTGTCCGTCACCGGCCCGCTGACTCTGGAAGACGATGCGCTGATGATCCAGGCAGCGAAAGATGGCGCTGGTATTGCCTATGTCTACGAGGAGCTGGTGCGCGACGATCTCCGGAACGGGCATCTCAGAGAAATACTCCAGGAGTGGAAAGCACCGCCCAGCCGGTTCTTTCTTTACTACTCAAGCCGGCGGCATGTGCCACCCGCCTTGAAAGCGCTCATCGAATTTATCAGCGCTCGCGAGGCTGCGTAGCCGTCGTAAAATCGGCACTTGAATCCCACGATTTTTTCAACAAACGGAGTCACCTACATGGAAGTCATCAATCAGTTGCAGCCCGCAGAGTGTGCAGGCATGGAAGATATCCGACGCGAAATCGACGCCCTGGACCAGGCCGTTATCAAGCTGTTGGGCAAGCGTTTTCACTACGTGCTGGCCGCCTCGAAGTTCAAGACCTCGGTGACTTCGGTGCGCGCTCCGGAGCGTTTCAAGGCCATGCTGGCAACTCGACGCGAATGGGCCGAAGCCGAGGGCCTGAGCCCGGATGCCATCGAGAAGATGTACAGCGACCTGGTGAACCACTTCATTGCCGAAGAGATGAAACACTGGGCGGCTCATCAATCCGAAACCTGACGCTAGTGTCCTGACTGTCCGCCAAGGTCTATTTTGGTCAGCCAGGACAGGCTGCGATAGGCCTGGAGCGGACTTGCGCTCGACTCACAGAAATCGCTGATGGCAAAGGAACTGCTATCGGCTGATTCTGTTGAAACACAGGCCAAGTACACTGGCGAACACTTTCTTAAAACATCATCCCCTATTAATGCGTTATTTACCCTTTCACAAAAACTTATTACCCTACTGCATCGCGACAATATTCAGGCGTCATTTAAGTGACCGCCACAACCACCATTCTTCAGAGAAACAGACCCTTTACAGCGCCGACGCGACCGTTACAACCCATGAATAATTCATACGCACTGACGAACGGAGTAAAAATATAAAATAGCCATACAAATCAATAATATAAAACTTCAACAACACTTAAATAAAAACCTCATAAAATCATTAAAAACCATAAGTGACCGACCACGAATATAAAAGTTTCAAACTTTATAATTAAATAAAAACCCACACATAACGCTTTAAAATATTCACCTTTGATGCTAATAATCCGGCAGCTTCCGGGTTTCCAGGCGACGTCCCCTCTCACATGAAGTGAACATCAGCGCTCACGCTGACTATCCCGGCCTTTACTAAACTCAAATAACGCTAGCGTGGCTCAAGTTTCAATATAACTTGGGGCAGCTTTTGTGTTGCGCACTAGAACTGCGCGAGGAAGGCATCATCGTCCGCCATCATTCAAGGCTTAAAGTCCTTTCGATCTTCGGTACCCGTCCTGAAGCCATCAAGATGGCGCCTTTAGTCAAAGCCCTCGCTGCGGAACCTGGCATTCATTCGCAGATATGCATCACCGGCCAACATCAAAGCATGCTTAAACAGGTGCTGGATCTGTTCAACCTCAAGGCCGATTACACCCTCGATGTGATGACGCCGCACCAGACGCTCAATTCGCTGACTGCGGCGCTTTACGAAGCGATTGATCCGGTGCTGGAAATGGCCCAGCCGGATCGGGTGCTGGTACATGGCGATACCACTTCGGCCATGGTGGCCGCGATGGCTGCGTTCCATCGACGCATCCCGGTCGGCCATGTGGAAGCCGGCCTGCGCACCGGTGACATCTACAGCCCGTGGCCGGAAGAAATGAATCGTCGCTGCATCGACCTGGGTGCGGACATGCTGTTTGCGCCGACCCACGAGTCGCAAAAAAACCTGCTCGACGAGCGTTTGCAGGGGCGCTCTTTCGTGACCGGCAACACGGTGATCGACGCTTTGCAGATGACCGCGCAGCGCATCGAACACGACGCTGACCTGCGTGCAGGCCTGGATGAGCAATTCTCGTTCCTGCAACCCGGCCGCAAGGTATTGCTGGTCACCGGGCATCGTCGGGAAAACTTCGGCGAAGGCTTCCTCGACATCTGCAAGGCCCTGAGCCATTTGGCCCGGCGTGCCGACATCCAGATCGTCTATCCGGTGCACTTGAACCCCAATGTCATGGGCCCGGTCACCGAGCAGTTGGGCGACCTGCCCAATGTGCACCTGATCAAGCCACTGGACTACCTGGCTTTCGTGCGCCTGATGCAACGGGCACACGTGATCCTCACCGACTCCGGTGGCGTGCAGGAAGAAGCCCCCTCACTGGGTAAACCCGTGCTGGTCATGCGTGACGTTACCGAGCGCCCCGAAGCGGTCGCGGCGGGCACTGTGCGCCTGGTCGGGACCTCGCCGGACTCGATCATCGCGGGTGTCAACGCGTTGTTCGATGACGAGTTGCTATGGCGCCGATGCTCCCAGGCGGCCAACCCATACGGCGATGGCTGCGCCAGTGCGCGCATCGTCGACGCGCTGATGGGTCGTCCGGTCGATGAGTTCGTCGTCGCTCGGCAGTCATTGCCCAAGTTCCTGCATTACCCGACAGCGGTGCCTGTGCCCGAGGAAAATTACCCGGCTTTCACCTCTCTCTAAACCGAACCGCTCCTCCCCTTATCAGCTCGAGATCTACCTGAATGAAGTCTTCCGTTGCCATCCATACGGGGGCGCTCAGCGCCCTTGCCTGTGGCGTGAGCCTGCTCGCGCTCATGCCGACCTTCGCCTTGGCCGCGGACAGCCCGCTCACCCAGGCGATCAACCGACTCAACGCCGACACTCGGCAGGAGCGTGAGATCCGCTTGAGCGATCTGGGGATCGACGCCCCCATCATCCTGGGTTCCACCGATGCCCGGCGCGAATTGTATTTACCCGTGCCGGCGGGCGTACCACTGACCGATGCCACGCTGAATTTCGACGCCAGCTACCTCAACGGCGAAGGCGGCCGCAACACCTTGCTGCTGTCGCTGGACGGTTATCCGGTGCGCGCCGAAGGGCTCAGCGAAGCTCAAGGTGACGCCAGCGTCACGCTGGGCGTGGACAAGACCGCGCGTGACAGCGGTTCGGTGCGCCTGGGTATTGCCTGGTCGTCGATCGTGTCCCGCGTGTTGTGCGAAGACGAACGCGCCATCGGCAACGTATTGCGTATCGAACCGGACACCCGCCTCAACTACAGCTACGACGCCAGCCAGTTACAGGACGTTGGTGCAGCCTGGACGGCACTGCCCGGCAAACCGGGGATCATGGTCGCGCCGGGCACCCTAACCGCCGAAAGCTACGACGCCGCCTGGCGTCTGGGCGTGGCACTGGAACGGATCGGCAAGCACAGCCACATCCTGCCCTATCCTGCCGTACAGGACAGCGTTGACCTGACTGGCCTGCGTATCCCGGCCGAGCTGCAAACTATTCCAGCGTTCGCCAGCCTCAGCGGCAAAGGCCCGCACGTCCTGGAGAACCCGGCGCAAATCGGCGCGCTGCTGATGTTGGGGCAAACCCCGAACGTCCAGGCGGATCTGGCCATCAACGACCCGCAACTGCTCAAGGCCGTCAATGAGTCTCTGGATGCGCTGCAAAGTCAGATTCAAGGTCTCGACGCCACCGCAGCCAGCGCCTTCGCGCAATGGCGTGTACGGCATATCAATGCAGGCCTGGCCGCCACCGGCACGGACAATGTGCGACTGGCATTGCTGGGGACACGCCCGGTGCTGACGATCGCGCCGCAAGCGACCGGCAAGGCCTTGGCCTTGTTCAGCTCGGCCTGGAACACACTGGCACGCAGCCGCCAATTGACCGTCAGCGAAGCACAGTTGCCATTGAGCGCCGACGGCCGTGTGGCCTTGTCGCGCCTGGGCGGCAAACCCGGCGCGATCGACGTGCTGGCCAAATCCGACTGGAGCACCTCGTTCCCTCTGGGCAGCGTGGCCTACGACGGACGTCTGCCGGTGAAGGCGGTGATCGATGTGTCCGCCGCACCCGGCGCCTCGGACACCGCACCGGTGGCCTCACTGTTTCTCAACGATTATCTGATTGGCGCACAACAGCTCGTGGCCAACGGAGAAAAGCAACGCATTGAAGCGCGGATCCCACGTTACGCCGTGGGCTCGACCAACGTGCTGCGTGTGTCGTTCCAGCGCCAGCCGGTCAGTGATCGCTGCCTCGAAACGCCACAAGCCTTCCCGGTCTCGGTGCTGCCGACCAGCCATATCGTGTTGGAAAAGACTGCGCTGGATGATGACTTCTCCGGCATGGCTGCACGCTTTGCCGTGAACGCGCAGATCCTCGTGCCACAGGCCTACCTCGAACACCCGGCAAGCAGTTTGCCGCAGGTGATTTCGGTGGCTGACGCCGCCGGTGTTTCGCCGCTACGTGCGCAATTGAAGGTCAGCGCCGACCCGAAAGTCTCAGTCACGCCAGACAAAGCCTTCCTGGCCTTCGAGTTGCCGATCAAGGACAGCAAAGAGTCGGTGCAGGTCGACGAGCAGGGCCGCCTGCGTATCAATCACAAGGATCAGGTGTTGCTCGACGTGCATCCCCTCAACCACCTGGCTTCGTTGCAAGCCGTGGAAAGCGGCGGCCAGCACGGTCTGGTCTATCGCACACTGGGCACCGACGCCCCCCGCTTCGCCAGGCAGGTTCTGCTGAGTCGCGGCGACGTCGCCATCCTCGGTGACAACGGTACGCTGACCACCTTCGACACCCAGGACCCCAGTGGCAGCCAATTGATCGACCACGAAGAACCCAAGGGGCTGGACGCCTGGCGCACACCGTCGCTGTTGTGGCTGATTCCCGGTGGCATCCTGTTGGTCCTCATCCTGTTGCTGGCCGGCCGTAACGCCCGTCGCAATCGCCAGTAACGGTAACCCTCGATGACGTCGCTTTATTGGCCCTATTGGCTGGCCCACTACTACAGCTTCCTGGAGACCTCGACCATCGTGGTCGCGGTGCTGATTCTGATTTCCAGCCTGGACGATCTGTTCATTGACCTGTGGTACTGGTCTCGTCGCCTGTTCCGCAAATTCACCGTGGGTCGCAAGTACCGGCCGCTGACCGCCGAGCAACTGATGGCCCGGGATGAACAACCGCTGGCAATCATGGTTCCGGCCTGGCTGGAATACGACGTCATCGCGCCGATGATCGAGAACATGGTGTCGACCCTGGACTACCAGAACTATGTGGTCTTTGTCGGCACCTACATCAACGACCAACGCACCATCGATGAAGTGGAGCGCATGCGTCGGCGCTACAAGCAGCTGCATCGCGTGGAAGTCCCGCATGCCGGGCCGACCTGCAAGGCCGACTGCCTGAACTGGGTGATCCAGGCGATTTTCCTGCACGAGAAAACCCACGGCATGACCTTCGCCGGCGTCGTGCTGCACGACAGCGAAGACGTGCTGCACCCGCTGGAATTGCGCCTGTTCAACTACTTGCTGCCGCGCAAGGACATGATCCAGTTGCCCGTGGTTTCGCTGGAGCGCAACTGGTACGAATGGGTGGCCGGCACCTACATGGACGAATTCGCCGAATGGCATGGCAAGGATCTGGTGGTGCGAGAAAGCATGACCGATACCGTGCCATCTGCCGGGGTCGGCACCTGTTTTTCACATCGTGCCTTGCGAGTGTTGGCCGGGGAAACCCAGAACCAGCCATTCAACACCGACAGCCTCACCGAGGACTACGACGTCGGCGCACGCCTGGCCAAGGTCGGTATGAATGCGATCTTCGTGCGCTTCCCGGTGCAGTTTCGCGTGCTGCGCAAATCATGGTTTCGCAAGCCTTACGAATCGACCCTGAAGATGCCGTTGTGCGTGCGCGAATTCTTTCCCGACACCTTCCGCACCGCGTTCCGCCAGAAGGCCCGCTGGACATTGGGCATCGGGCTGCAAGGCTGGGAACAAATGGGCTGGAGCGGCTCGCTGGCCAACCGTTATCTACTGTTTCGCGACCGCAAAGGCGTAGTGACGGCGTTCGTCAGCATCATCGCCTACGTGATTCTGGTGCAGTTGCTGGGCCTGATTGTTTTGCGCCAGAGCGGACTGTGGGACGTGAGTTTCCCGACGCCGTTTGAAACCAACGGCTTTATCCAATACCTGCTGCTGGCCAACGGTATCGCGCTGGCCTGGCGCATCGCGCATCGCTGCTATTTCACCACCGTGCTGTACGGCTGGCAGCATGGTTTGCTGTCGATCCCGCGCATGGTGGTGGGCAACTTCGTCAACTTCATGGCCGCGTCACGGGCCTGGCGCATGTTCCTGGTTGGCAAGGCGCTGAACCGCAAACTGGTGTGGGACAAGACCATGCACGACTTCCCGTCCACCGACCTGGTCGCTGCCGCACCGCGCAAACTGGGCAGCGTGTTGCTGTCCTGGCAGGCGATCAACGAAACCGACCTGCAAAATGCTCTCGTCGAACAGAAAACCCGGCACATGCCATTGGGGCGGATTTTGCTCAGCAACGGCTGGCTGGACGACGAAACGCTCGCGGAAGCCATCGCCTTTCAGAACGACTTGCCGCGGGTGTTCGATGTGGCCGCCAAGGCGCGGGACTCGAACCAGACGCTGGACGACGAATTCGCCCTGCGCTGGCGCGTGGTGCCGCTTGGCTTGAATGCCGACGGCCGAGCGCAAGTCGCCGTGGCCAGCCCACTGCCGGCCGAAGGCCTGCAACAGGTCAGCGACGAACTGGGCAGCGAACCGGTGCAGCTGATTGCCCGGGAGAGCGAAATCGTCGCGCAATTGCGTCAACTGAACGTGCGCGAAGGCCAATCCGTGCCGGATGCCCGAGCGCCATTGCTGGGCGACCTGTTGAT
The Pseudomonas sp. GR 6-02 genome window above contains:
- a CDS encoding isochorismate lyase; the protein is MEVINQLQPAECAGMEDIRREIDALDQAVIKLLGKRFHYVLAASKFKTSVTSVRAPERFKAMLATRREWAEAEGLSPDAIEKMYSDLVNHFIAEEMKHWAAHQSET
- the wecB gene encoding UDP-N-acetyl glucosamine 2-epimerase, which encodes MCCALELREEGIIVRHHSRLKVLSIFGTRPEAIKMAPLVKALAAEPGIHSQICITGQHQSMLKQVLDLFNLKADYTLDVMTPHQTLNSLTAALYEAIDPVLEMAQPDRVLVHGDTTSAMVAAMAAFHRRIPVGHVEAGLRTGDIYSPWPEEMNRRCIDLGADMLFAPTHESQKNLLDERLQGRSFVTGNTVIDALQMTAQRIEHDADLRAGLDEQFSFLQPGRKVLLVTGHRRENFGEGFLDICKALSHLARRADIQIVYPVHLNPNVMGPVTEQLGDLPNVHLIKPLDYLAFVRLMQRAHVILTDSGGVQEEAPSLGKPVLVMRDVTERPEAVAAGTVRLVGTSPDSIIAGVNALFDDELLWRRCSQAANPYGDGCASARIVDALMGRPVDEFVVARQSLPKFLHYPTAVPVPEENYPAFTSL
- a CDS encoding glycosyl transferase family protein, whose translation is MTSLYWPYWLAHYYSFLETSTIVVAVLILISSLDDLFIDLWYWSRRLFRKFTVGRKYRPLTAEQLMARDEQPLAIMVPAWLEYDVIAPMIENMVSTLDYQNYVVFVGTYINDQRTIDEVERMRRRYKQLHRVEVPHAGPTCKADCLNWVIQAIFLHEKTHGMTFAGVVLHDSEDVLHPLELRLFNYLLPRKDMIQLPVVSLERNWYEWVAGTYMDEFAEWHGKDLVVRESMTDTVPSAGVGTCFSHRALRVLAGETQNQPFNTDSLTEDYDVGARLAKVGMNAIFVRFPVQFRVLRKSWFRKPYESTLKMPLCVREFFPDTFRTAFRQKARWTLGIGLQGWEQMGWSGSLANRYLLFRDRKGVVTAFVSIIAYVILVQLLGLIVLRQSGLWDVSFPTPFETNGFIQYLLLANGIALAWRIAHRCYFTTVLYGWQHGLLSIPRMVVGNFVNFMAASRAWRMFLVGKALNRKLVWDKTMHDFPSTDLVAAAPRKLGSVLLSWQAINETDLQNALVEQKTRHMPLGRILLSNGWLDDETLAEAIAFQNDLPRVFDVAAKARDSNQTLDDEFALRWRVVPLGLNADGRAQVAVASPLPAEGLQQVSDELGSEPVQLIARESEIVAQLRQLNVREGQSVPDARAPLLGDLLIEMGLLDRDVFSRAMLQYRPQHHGRIGDYLVDSGVLPRATIEKAVARQHSHYPAELPA